The sequence TCTGCACGCTGGCGCAATGGGAGATACGCAGGCTGTTCAAGAAGGTGCGCAAGGAGGTGATGGCGGTCAGCCCGTTCTTCGGGAGGATGCTGGTTCCCCATTGCGTGCATGAGGGTTTCTGTAACGAGTTGAACAATCAGGACGGGCACTGTCGTATCCGCCCGCCGTTGACGAAGGCGATAGAGATCTACGAGAAGTGGCGCAGGGGCGAGCTGGTGGAAAAGGAGACTGTCAGCGTCGCAAAGGATGTGAACATCGATGGGTAAAGTTAAAACATCATTGCTTTCACGCGAGCAGATTATCGAGTTACTGCGCAAGCACCTACCCGAGTGGCGCAGCAAGTATGGCTTGCAGCGAATAGCAATCTTCGGCTCTTTTGCGCGGGGGACAGCTACTCAGGATAGCGATGTCGACCTGTTGGTGGAGTTTTCGAGGCCGGTTGGGCTGGAGTTCATCGACGTATGGAACGAGGTAGAGCGCCTGCTGGGACGCAAGGTAGACATGATCACCGTGGAAACTTTACGCCGTGGTCGCGCGAACCCGCGTAAGAAACACATTGCCGAAAGTATCGAGAGGGAAATGATATATGTCGACTAGCCGCCG comes from Bacillota bacterium and encodes:
- a CDS encoding nucleotidyltransferase family protein; its protein translation is MGKVKTSLLSREQIIELLRKHLPEWRSKYGLQRIAIFGSFARGTATQDSDVDLLVEFSRPVGLEFIDVWNEVERLLGRKVDMITVETLRRGRANPRKKHIAESIEREMIYVD